In the Chloroflexota bacterium genome, one interval contains:
- a CDS encoding CHRD domain-containing protein: MKTHARWYRALLIIVTFALFVPLWSGIVQASPGAIPPAAKPVDGGDPDAPKKPPVGSVPGGPNGPAQLNQEEEGLALERDWAFYSRRTAGDPNVPFDMQAAARLRAAAADQLGSPGSRPSAPQTPGTFGGAWATAGPNPMVLTGRGDGTFDAMTGRIGALAIRSTAPYTIYLGGAQGGIWISSTATSVWTPKTDFMGTLAIGALALAPSNEDTVYVGTGEGALSGDSYFGEGIYKSTNAGGTFTKISAAGYFTATSISKLVVHNSDENTLYVGTLRGRGGERRTSPPTAAMPFGIWKSTDGGINWSAVLTVSTSPLVMSGVTDLVMDPQNSSVVYASILGSGISKTVDGGLTWQTAMTGLPTGDYATAPSRIALGISHPATQTNATLYAGFEYYSGITKVPSRVYKSTDNAGTWSLVGTAVVDNYCGSQCTYDNVIGVDPGDPNTVYALGLYDYTNGSGGIYRSRDGGTTWVDLGFNLHPDYHAIAIRKDNPSYLVIGNDGGVWSTAAQGGRLNPGDAPNATSWVNLNGNVNPATAVVNSRSGLALGQFTSIATNPAVANRFYGGTQDNGTLRKSTSSATWYDVSSGDGGQVLIDPTDANFVYGTYYGIRTYRFTDGGGLYSGGFTSNEFIRGGLDLTDRSEFYIPWMMDPANPARLYLGTYRVYRTDNAKTANAGDVYWNTVSGDLTSGCTGTAPNGARGCYISAFGKSAGANALYVGTDEGWIWLSTNSTAGTPTWTRLDQVGVSTPNRPIASIAVDASNYRVAYVGFNGFNAATPSQPGHIFKTTNAGQSWTDISNNLPDIPVNSVVLDPADPQTIYIGTDIGPYVTTNGGSLWSPLGSGFPVVAIWQLALNAYTRQIVAGTHGRGAWSLTDSSTLLPALQISKQTGATPVGPGSTLQYTVTVENHGNVTATNVVITDQIPANTTFVAAGSGGALTGSNVVFNVPLIAPPTTVATGGSLGIGVLPGRATVTFTVQIASGGAVTTGSTITNDNYLASSTEVAPVYGSPHITTLAPSAGVAVLPLTQMDGARSGQSLFYPFTIQNNGYLNDSFTLLSTGNSWAVSFWDSTGATQIGGTPVIGAGATASVLVKVAVPAGMPNAFWDVATVHASSDNSPVVEATAAVTTTAVTYDILLVDNDDAHPNSEATYQAALTAGGYSYNYLDLRTAPGHQLPINYLKAHKAVVWFAGMSYPGPLLPYESELAAYLDGGGRIFMSGQDILDQSAGTTPFVLNYLHINWDGTEGQNDRGTLTVTAVITSPFSAGLSPMAMNYAAAGFAADYSDQITPTFPAEVAFLDDKGKPDALQVDTGVYKVIFLGFPFEVIQSAPERAAVLDRGLKYLLASSALTGVGVSGPAVLQQNAAGSYIATAAPISSTRPVRYYWQADEQTAANVLGLGSDTRSYTWSTLGPKTITVTASNEDVWAALSGVNQVPAVNSAATGLASFIYNPTTRVLSYTLSIGNLVGATAAHIHYGAAGVNGGVAHTLNTPVGGAASGAVTLSASDETALYAGGLYVNVHTAANPGGEVRGQIMVTGGHTTQVAHVVVVHPVLYFPLVGR; the protein is encoded by the coding sequence ATGAAGACACACGCTCGCTGGTATCGCGCTTTGCTCATCATCGTGACCTTTGCACTGTTCGTGCCACTCTGGTCTGGAATCGTCCAGGCGTCGCCGGGCGCAATACCGCCCGCAGCCAAGCCGGTCGACGGCGGCGATCCGGACGCGCCGAAGAAGCCGCCAGTCGGAAGCGTGCCCGGTGGCCCGAACGGTCCCGCCCAGTTGAACCAGGAAGAAGAAGGCCTGGCGCTGGAGCGCGACTGGGCGTTTTACTCGCGCCGCACGGCCGGCGATCCCAACGTGCCGTTTGACATGCAGGCGGCGGCGCGCCTACGCGCGGCCGCAGCCGATCAACTGGGCAGCCCTGGCAGCCGGCCGAGCGCGCCGCAGACACCCGGCACGTTCGGCGGCGCATGGGCAACGGCCGGCCCGAATCCAATGGTGCTCACCGGTCGCGGCGACGGCACATTCGACGCCATGACCGGGCGCATCGGCGCGCTGGCCATTCGCTCGACAGCCCCTTACACCATCTACCTCGGCGGCGCGCAGGGTGGCATCTGGATTTCGTCGACTGCCACCAGCGTCTGGACGCCCAAAACCGACTTCATGGGCACGCTCGCCATCGGCGCGCTGGCGCTGGCGCCGTCGAACGAAGACACGGTGTACGTCGGCACCGGCGAGGGCGCGCTTTCGGGTGACTCGTACTTCGGCGAAGGCATCTATAAGTCCACCAACGCCGGCGGCACATTCACCAAGATCAGCGCGGCCGGTTACTTCACGGCTACCTCCATCTCAAAGTTGGTCGTTCACAATTCGGATGAGAACACACTCTACGTTGGCACCCTGCGCGGGCGCGGCGGCGAGCGCCGCACCAGCCCGCCGACCGCCGCTATGCCGTTCGGCATCTGGAAATCCACCGATGGTGGCATCAATTGGTCGGCGGTGCTCACCGTCTCAACCAGTCCACTGGTCATGAGCGGAGTGACCGACCTGGTGATGGACCCGCAGAACTCGAGCGTGGTCTACGCCTCGATTTTGGGCTCTGGCATCTCGAAGACGGTCGACGGCGGCCTGACCTGGCAGACGGCGATGACCGGCCTGCCAACCGGGGACTACGCGACCGCCCCGTCGCGCATCGCGCTCGGCATCAGCCACCCGGCCACTCAGACGAACGCAACGCTCTACGCCGGCTTTGAGTACTACAGCGGCATAACGAAGGTTCCCTCGCGCGTTTACAAGTCAACGGACAATGCCGGAACCTGGTCGTTAGTCGGGACGGCTGTCGTCGACAACTACTGCGGTTCGCAGTGCACGTACGACAACGTGATCGGCGTCGACCCTGGCGATCCCAACACGGTGTACGCGCTGGGTCTGTACGACTACACGAACGGGTCGGGCGGCATCTATCGCTCACGCGACGGCGGCACGACATGGGTTGATCTGGGCTTTAACCTGCACCCGGACTACCACGCGATCGCGATTCGCAAGGACAATCCGTCGTATCTGGTCATCGGCAACGACGGCGGCGTCTGGTCGACGGCGGCGCAGGGCGGCCGGCTCAACCCGGGCGACGCGCCAAATGCGACATCGTGGGTAAACCTGAACGGCAATGTGAACCCAGCGACCGCCGTGGTCAACAGCCGCAGCGGACTCGCGCTGGGCCAGTTCACCAGCATCGCCACCAACCCGGCGGTCGCCAACCGGTTCTACGGCGGCACACAAGACAACGGCACCCTGCGCAAATCGACTAGCAGCGCAACCTGGTACGACGTCAGCAGCGGCGACGGCGGCCAGGTCCTGATCGATCCGACTGACGCCAACTTCGTCTACGGCACATACTATGGCATCCGCACCTACCGTTTTACGGACGGCGGCGGGCTGTACTCCGGAGGATTCACCAGCAACGAGTTCATCCGGGGCGGCCTCGATCTCACCGATCGCTCGGAGTTCTACATTCCATGGATGATGGACCCGGCCAATCCGGCGCGGTTGTATCTGGGCACCTACCGGGTGTATCGCACGGATAACGCCAAGACGGCCAATGCCGGCGACGTGTACTGGAACACCGTCAGCGGCGACCTGACGTCCGGCTGCACGGGCACGGCACCCAACGGCGCGCGCGGCTGCTACATCAGCGCGTTCGGCAAGTCGGCCGGCGCCAATGCGTTGTACGTCGGCACGGACGAAGGCTGGATCTGGCTGTCCACCAACTCGACGGCGGGTACACCGACGTGGACACGGCTTGATCAGGTCGGCGTCAGCACGCCGAATCGGCCGATCGCGTCAATCGCCGTGGACGCGTCCAACTACCGCGTGGCCTACGTCGGATTCAATGGCTTCAACGCCGCGACCCCGTCGCAGCCCGGGCACATCTTCAAGACCACGAACGCCGGGCAGTCGTGGACCGACATTAGCAATAACCTGCCTGACATTCCCGTCAACTCGGTCGTGCTCGATCCGGCCGATCCGCAGACGATCTACATCGGCACCGATATCGGCCCGTATGTCACGACCAACGGCGGAAGCCTCTGGTCGCCGCTGGGCTCCGGTTTCCCGGTTGTCGCCATCTGGCAGTTGGCGCTGAACGCATACACACGCCAGATAGTGGCGGGCACGCACGGACGCGGCGCGTGGTCGTTGACGGATAGCTCCACGTTGCTGCCCGCGCTGCAGATCAGCAAGCAGACCGGCGCGACACCGGTCGGCCCCGGCAGCACGCTGCAGTACACGGTGACGGTCGAGAATCACGGCAATGTCACGGCCACCAACGTTGTCATCACCGACCAGATTCCCGCGAACACGACCTTCGTCGCCGCCGGATCGGGCGGCGCGCTGACCGGCTCCAATGTTGTGTTCAACGTGCCGCTCATCGCACCACCGACGACGGTTGCCACGGGCGGCTCACTCGGCATTGGCGTCCTGCCTGGTCGCGCCACCGTGACGTTCACCGTGCAGATCGCGTCGGGCGGCGCGGTGACCACCGGTTCGACCATCACCAACGACAACTATCTCGCGTCGTCAACGGAAGTGGCGCCGGTCTACGGCAGTCCGCACATCACAACCCTGGCGCCAAGCGCGGGCGTAGCGGTGCTGCCGCTCACGCAAATGGACGGCGCCCGCAGCGGCCAGTCGCTGTTCTATCCCTTTACCATCCAAAACAACGGCTACCTGAACGACAGCTTCACGCTGCTTAGCACAGGCAACAGTTGGGCGGTTTCGTTCTGGGACTCCACCGGCGCGACGCAGATCGGCGGCACGCCGGTCATCGGCGCAGGCGCCACGGCCAGCGTGCTGGTCAAAGTAGCCGTACCGGCCGGCATGCCCAACGCATTTTGGGACGTTGCCACGGTACATGCGTCGTCCGACAACAGTCCGGTAGTCGAAGCCACGGCAGCCGTGACCACCACGGCGGTGACGTACGACATCCTGCTGGTGGACAACGACGATGCGCATCCCAACTCGGAGGCCACCTATCAGGCCGCGCTGACGGCCGGCGGCTATAGCTACAACTACCTCGACTTGCGGACGGCGCCGGGCCACCAGTTGCCCATTAACTACCTGAAAGCGCACAAAGCGGTCGTATGGTTTGCGGGCATGTCGTATCCCGGCCCGCTCCTGCCCTATGAAAGCGAACTCGCCGCGTATCTGGATGGCGGCGGTCGCATCTTCATGTCCGGCCAGGATATCCTCGATCAGTCGGCCGGCACGACGCCGTTTGTGCTGAACTATCTGCACATCAACTGGGACGGCACGGAAGGCCAGAACGACCGGGGCACGCTGACGGTCACGGCGGTCATCACCAGCCCGTTCAGCGCCGGACTGAGCCCAATGGCGATGAACTACGCGGCCGCCGGCTTCGCCGCCGACTACAGCGATCAGATCACGCCGACGTTCCCGGCCGAGGTGGCGTTCCTCGACGACAAGGGCAAACCCGACGCCCTGCAAGTGGACACGGGCGTCTACAAAGTCATCTTCCTCGGCTTCCCGTTCGAGGTCATTCAGAGCGCCCCCGAGCGCGCGGCCGTGCTGGACCGCGGCCTGAAATACCTGTTAGCGAGCTCGGCGCTGACCGGTGTCGGCGTCAGCGGCCCAGCGGTGCTGCAACAGAACGCCGCCGGCAGCTACATCGCAACCGCTGCGCCGATCTCGTCGACCCGGCCGGTGCGCTACTACTGGCAAGCCGACGAGCAGACCGCGGCCAACGTGCTCGGTCTCGGCAGCGACACGCGCAGCTACACCTGGTCGACGCTCGGCCCCAAGACGATAACCGTCACGGCCTCGAATGAGGACGTCTGGGCCGCGCTGTCGGGCGTCAATCAGGTGCCCGCCGTGAACTCGGCGGCCACCGGACTGGCGTCGTTTATCTACAACCCAACCACGCGCGTGCTGAGCTACACCTTGAGCATCGGCAATCTCGTCGGCGCGACGGCCGCCCACATTCACTACGGCGCAGCCGGCGTGAACGGCGGCGTGGCGCACACGCTGAACACACCCGTGGGCGGCGCGGCCAGTGGCGCAGTGACGCTCAGCGCCTCCGACGAAACGGCGTTGTACGCCGGAGGCCTGTATGTGAATGTCCACACCGCAGCCAATCCGGGTGGCGAGGTGCGCGGACAGATCATGGTGACAGGCGGGCACACGACACAGGTCGCGCACGTAGTCGTCGTGCACCCCGTATTGTATTTCCCGCTGGTTGGGCGCTAA
- a CDS encoding MFS transporter: MFRRFRQLEAWEWNSYITAFAILVVFSAFSFVIPFLSLFLSRELGMTDMPTVALWTGILFATAPLLGAFSGPIWGSLADRFGHKAMLQRAIFVVSIALGAMAFAQNEWHVLFWRAVIGLFGGINAMGIALLTTIAPKEKTGQAVGLLYGARALSGAVAPALGGALADSVGMRQAFIVSGLLGFASFALLTAVFRETPDMKRDRETRRQAPPPMSLRAVARSPEFLALALVLFFVQAVDNSFAPILPLFVAMLEGSAERAASLSGMIISVAAVAMAIASTGLGRLTERLPARRLLLVTLVLGTLLCIPLALSGSTTEFFIWRVLLGLCAGGTMTLAFSLGGSVIPPEIRGAGFGLLTSATLMGSAVSPIVFGALGGYNLRYAFGLDAIVYAVIFVWVLVALRHNR; this comes from the coding sequence GTGTTCAGGCGTTTCCGGCAGCTCGAGGCATGGGAGTGGAATAGCTACATCACCGCCTTTGCCATCCTCGTCGTCTTCAGCGCATTCAGTTTCGTCATCCCGTTCCTGTCGCTCTTCCTGAGCCGCGAGCTCGGCATGACCGACATGCCGACCGTCGCGCTCTGGACGGGCATCCTCTTCGCCACCGCGCCGCTGCTCGGAGCATTCTCCGGCCCGATCTGGGGCTCGCTGGCAGACCGCTTCGGGCATAAGGCGATGCTCCAACGCGCGATCTTCGTCGTATCAATCGCGCTCGGCGCGATGGCGTTCGCGCAGAACGAATGGCACGTGCTCTTCTGGCGCGCCGTGATCGGCTTGTTTGGCGGCATCAACGCCATGGGCATCGCGCTGCTGACGACCATCGCGCCGAAGGAGAAGACCGGCCAGGCGGTTGGCTTGCTATACGGCGCGCGCGCGCTCAGCGGGGCGGTGGCACCCGCGCTCGGCGGCGCGCTGGCCGATTCCGTCGGCATGCGCCAGGCGTTCATCGTCAGCGGGCTGCTCGGCTTTGCATCGTTCGCGCTGCTGACGGCCGTCTTTCGCGAGACACCCGACATGAAGCGCGACCGCGAAACGCGCCGCCAGGCGCCGCCACCGATGTCGCTGCGCGCGGTCGCACGCTCGCCGGAGTTCCTGGCGCTGGCCCTCGTCCTGTTCTTCGTGCAGGCGGTGGACAACTCGTTTGCGCCGATCCTCCCGCTCTTCGTCGCGATGCTCGAAGGCTCCGCAGAGCGGGCTGCCTCGTTGAGCGGCATGATCATCTCCGTCGCGGCCGTGGCAATGGCAATCGCCTCCACGGGGCTTGGACGCCTGACCGAACGACTACCGGCGCGGCGGCTTTTGCTTGTCACGCTGGTGCTGGGCACGCTGCTCTGTATTCCATTAGCGCTCAGCGGCTCGACGACAGAGTTTTTCATCTGGCGCGTGCTGCTCGGGTTGTGTGCGGGCGGCACGATGACGCTGGCGTTCTCGCTGGGCGGCAGCGTGATCCCGCCGGAGATTCGCGGCGCCGGCTTTGGCCTGCTGACCTCCGCGACGCTGATGGGCAGCGCGGTTAGCCCGATCGTGTTCGGCGCACTCGGCGGCTACAATCTGCGCTATGCCTTTGGGCTGGACGCCATCGTGTACGCCGTGATCTTTGTCTGGGTACTGGTGGCGCTGCGGCACAACCGCTAG
- a CDS encoding MFS transporter: protein MQPNRTPLPAWQWNQYLITLASFTTFSGFTFFSPFIPLFVHSELGIESLAEVAFWSGVLIAAPPLLSALSAPFWGSLADRYGYRAMVQRAILTFVVVVGLMAFVTNIWQMLILRMLSGLLGGFNAMGMALITNVTPKTKTAQAVGLFQGARTFSNAFGPLLGGVLSAWIGMRPTFIVSAALFVGAFIMLRLFWRDEVEETSGARSTSRSTVSLWNAVRTPAFFAVMIALFLTQAVDQSFGPILPLVVQQMQPSDTASATLWTGLIVSVAAVGATISAMAAGRLATKFQPRSVLLFTLLAGAAVCVPLAAAMTTPGLLFWRALLGLLAGGSATLAYTVGGTHLPDELRGSGFGLLTSAALLGGAVSPLVYGVIAGVDLRLPFTLNSLVYVAVFAWVLVALRSRRTLAHPG from the coding sequence GTGCAACCGAATCGAACACCGCTTCCGGCATGGCAGTGGAATCAGTACCTGATCACGCTCGCATCGTTCACGACCTTCTCTGGCTTCACCTTCTTCAGTCCGTTCATCCCCCTGTTCGTGCATAGCGAGCTTGGAATCGAGAGCCTGGCCGAAGTCGCATTCTGGTCGGGCGTCCTGATCGCGGCGCCGCCTTTGCTGTCGGCGCTCAGCGCGCCGTTCTGGGGCTCGCTCGCCGATCGCTACGGGTACCGCGCCATGGTGCAGCGGGCGATCCTGACGTTCGTCGTCGTGGTCGGGTTGATGGCGTTCGTCACCAACATCTGGCAGATGCTCATCTTGCGCATGTTGTCCGGATTGCTTGGCGGCTTCAACGCCATGGGCATGGCGCTGATCACAAACGTCACCCCGAAGACGAAGACCGCGCAGGCCGTTGGCCTGTTTCAGGGCGCGCGCACGTTCAGCAACGCCTTCGGGCCGCTGCTGGGCGGCGTGCTGTCCGCCTGGATCGGCATGCGTCCGACGTTTATCGTCAGCGCCGCGTTGTTCGTCGGCGCATTCATCATGTTGCGCCTGTTCTGGCGCGACGAGGTGGAAGAGACATCCGGCGCCCGCAGCACCTCACGCTCGACCGTGTCGCTCTGGAATGCAGTGCGCACGCCAGCATTCTTCGCCGTGATGATCGCGCTGTTCCTGACGCAGGCAGTCGACCAGTCGTTCGGGCCGATCCTGCCGCTGGTCGTCCAGCAGATGCAGCCCAGCGACACGGCATCGGCGACGCTGTGGACCGGCCTGATCGTCTCCGTCGCCGCCGTCGGCGCGACGATCTCCGCGATGGCCGCGGGCCGGCTGGCGACCAAGTTCCAGCCGCGCTCGGTGCTGCTATTCACCCTGCTGGCTGGCGCGGCCGTTTGCGTGCCGTTGGCTGCCGCGATGACGACGCCTGGCCTGCTATTCTGGCGCGCACTGCTGGGATTGTTGGCCGGCGGCTCCGCCACGCTGGCGTACACCGTAGGCGGCACGCACCTGCCCGACGAGTTACGCGGTTCGGGCTTCGGGCTGCTCACGTCGGCGGCGTTGCTGGGCGGCGCGGTCAGCCCGCTGGTGTACGGGGTCATTGCCGGCGTGGATCTGCGGCTGCCGTTCACCCTCAACAGCCTCGTCTACGTCGCCGTGTTTGCCTGGGTGTTGGTGGCGCTGCGCAGCCGCCGCACACTGGCGCATCCCGGTTAG
- a CDS encoding MFS transporter — protein MLALVVACYTAFGILSSSLAPLVTPVMHDLHLDATQMGFVLGTWQLVYIFVAFWGGALVDRFGLKRAITAGMLFLALSAALRGFASDFTSLALAVGLFGIGGPMISSGIPKLVSTWFSGRERGTAVGIANIGPALGGVIILSTASSILVPLTGSWRGSQEITAGVCLIVGIVWWLLARDLPEQADDSPHVVRASGPLAAMGHLLRVRNVAVILGGAAAIFGIGHGLGQWLPNVLEAKGLSPTEAGFFASFSTAAGIISTLLSPRIAAAGNRRLTIMIMFGGQFLALTGLCLLAGPGLALLLPVLGFFRQGIGPLVQLILMETPEVGTRHMGTVGGLYFALGEIGGFGGPFVMGWLLDLTGSFASGILMLAALALLLVVLASLLQEGRHATLNALPS, from the coding sequence ATGCTCGCGCTCGTCGTGGCCTGCTACACGGCGTTTGGCATCCTCTCGTCGTCGCTCGCGCCGCTGGTTACGCCGGTCATGCACGACCTGCACCTCGACGCGACGCAGATGGGATTCGTGCTGGGCACCTGGCAGCTTGTGTACATCTTCGTCGCCTTCTGGGGCGGCGCGCTGGTCGATCGCTTCGGTCTGAAACGCGCCATAACGGCCGGCATGCTGTTCCTCGCGCTATCGGCAGCGCTGCGCGGCTTTGCCTCGGACTTCACCAGTCTGGCGCTCGCCGTCGGCCTATTTGGCATCGGCGGCCCGATGATCTCGTCCGGCATCCCCAAGCTCGTGTCAACGTGGTTCAGCGGACGCGAGCGCGGCACGGCGGTAGGCATCGCCAACATCGGGCCGGCGCTCGGCGGCGTCATCATCCTCTCGACCGCCAGCAGCATCCTCGTGCCGCTGACGGGCTCCTGGCGCGGGTCGCAGGAGATTACCGCCGGCGTCTGCCTGATCGTCGGCATCGTCTGGTGGCTGCTGGCGCGCGATCTGCCCGAACAGGCCGACGATAGCCCCCACGTGGTGCGCGCCTCCGGGCCGCTGGCGGCGATGGGCCACCTGCTGCGCGTGCGAAATGTGGCCGTCATTCTGGGCGGCGCCGCCGCAATATTCGGGATCGGTCACGGACTCGGCCAATGGCTGCCAAACGTGCTGGAGGCTAAAGGGTTGTCGCCGACCGAGGCTGGTTTCTTCGCGTCGTTCTCGACGGCGGCAGGGATAATCAGCACATTGCTGTCGCCGCGCATCGCGGCGGCGGGCAACCGGCGGCTGACGATCATGATCATGTTCGGCGGCCAGTTTCTGGCGCTCACCGGCCTGTGCCTGCTGGCCGGCCCGGGGCTGGCACTTCTGCTGCCTGTGCTCGGATTCTTTCGGCAGGGCATCGGCCCGCTCGTCCAGCTCATATTGATGGAGACACCCGAAGTGGGCACGCGGCACATGGGCACGGTCGGCGGCTTGTACTTCGCGCTTGGAGAGATCGGCGGCTTCGGCGGCCCATTTGTCATGGGGTGGCTGCTCGACCTGACCGGCAGTTTTGCGTCGGGCATTCTCATGTTGGCCGCATTGGCGCTGCTGCTGGTCGTGCTGGCATCCCTTCTGCAGGAAGGACGCCACGCCACCTTGAATGCCCTGCCATCCTAA